taattttttttaaaaaataatattttttaaaaataaaataaaaaataaaattacaaaggTGAAGTCTTTGGCCCTCGGAGCGGGGTCTCGATTTGAAAATCGAATGCTTAATCGGGAGTCAAAGTTGGGTCTCAAATTAAGTATCGAGACTGGGTTTCGAATCCATCGTCGAGGTCAAATCGCGATTTGAAAGTTAGAACTGGGGTTGGGTGTCGGAATCGGGTTCCAATTCAAAATTTGGGTCTTGGTCGGGAGTTGAGAGTCGGGGTCGGGTTCCGACTTGAAACTCGGGTCTCAAATCAGGTGTTAGAATCAGGTCTTTGGTCGAAAGTTGATCCTGTGTCAGGTTCGGATCCTGATTCATAAGTTGGGTCCCAGTTTGAATGTTGGGCCCCGATTCGAATCCCGAATCGAGTGTCGATTGAGTTTCAAATCAGTCATCGGGGTCAATTCGGGTCCAATTTGAATGTCAGATTTTGGGTCGAGTCAAGGTTGGGTCCCATATCAGGTGTTGAATTTAGATTCCGAATCGATCATTGAAGTCAGTTTACTAATTCTAATTATGAATTTGGTCTCAGGTTGGGTGTTGGGGTCTGGTCCCGATTTAGGTGTCGGGATCAAATCTCGATTTGGATGTCGGGTCCCGAGTCGGAATTCGGGGGTCTAATCTCGATTTGGAAGTCGGATCCTGGGTTTGGTTCGAAGTCGGTTCTCGCATTAGGTAACAaattgaattttaggatacaataaaatattttcaacatttttcattaaaaaaaaagactaaTATTTTCTCCATATAAAGTAGAGTACTATTTACTAATGAAAATATGGATAAACTAGTATTTTATCCAACCCATTTTTAACCATATAAAATATGGACGGGTTGAATTATTATCCATTTTATGTTGACCCATTTTCAACCCGCCCAAATTTGACCCAACCCGTTCATTTACCACCATTACTTGTGTATATTTATACTATTCGAGTCGAAAGCAATATGTTGATTTGAAGCAACTAGGTAATAGCAGCACTTGTGAACGTAGTATCGGATTGAAAACAGGAGTTAGGATTGAAATTGGCATGTGCCAAAGTAAATTTTGGATGATGATAACTAAGAAATCTATACATAAATAGTATATATACTTTGTTATTGAGGAATTTTAGTAGCTCAGTTGGTCGATTGATTACTGAACTTTTACATTATTGATAAGAGTTTGATTCCACACCTTTTAATCCCCTCTTACAGTTGCAtctatttattctttttaatttaccTTAAGGACTGCCATAATCATGTGTTCATTTGCCTTTTCCCCAACAATATCCATATTTCCTTTGCAGACAAAATTACTGAATAAACATTAACAGTTGATGCAAATTCAAACATTAAAACCTAAAAACTAAAGCTGAAATTGTAGTTCATTTTAACAATGTAGCTTTCTTTATCCATCAAAGAAAGTGAATTTCTATGGAAGTTATAAACACTAGTGAAAATTATGGAGGTACCAATTATCTAAAAAcaataaattgaagaagaaataaattaattaacatgCACATCCTCCTCTCTGCTGCTCAATTCCTGATACAGATTCTGGTATTCTTTGGAGCTGACTGAAAAAAAATAGTGCTtatatgagaaaaatataaaaataataaaaagttcAATTTAAATTGTTATGTACACATTAATTACTCACCAATGAGAAGGCATTTCTTCATCTACTGATGCCTGCCAGCTGGAGTAAATGAACATGAGAAatgtcaaaataataaaaacaaaaacaattaaaataatcatCAGAGATCTCGATTTCGAGTTTTgagtatgaaaaaaattcttGATAGGGAGCGTTCATCAAAATGAGCCCAATTCGGTGGGAATCTGAATTGATCATGCTTCGATATTATGACAGAATTATAATGGATACTCAGGGTTTGTTCGGAATGGAGGAAAAACATTTTTCAGATCAATTTTCTTATGTTCGATTGgtcaaaatttttataaaatattttatctaaGAAAATAAGTTccttaaaaatgaggaaaataatttctctaATGGAAGTTCAAAAAATAAGTTTTACGAGTGACATTCCACATCTTGTCTTCCCCACATTCCACCACGCCTCATCTTCACTCTCACCCCATAGCTCCCATCCCTACCGCACCTCCCAAAATATTTGTgtagattatatataaatatttttaggataatatttttttaacttacaTACATACGCaccaaacacaaaaaaataaataaaaaaactcatttattttcaatcttaaatatttctttttcttgtagCATGTATATAATTGTACTTACATGTTGTGATCATCTTCATTGGCAAGGGCAAGTTGTGCAGCACACAAGAATGCAGCATCAACATTGTAATCCTCCTTTGCTGAGGTCATAAAGTTTTGTATATTTCCCCTACAACCACCCCATTCCCTTGCTTTCTTCTCTGAAACCTGTAGGTATGGattcttttaataaaattacTTATATATACACTGATAGTTTAAAGAATATTTACAGCATCAGTGTACGTAGCATGAAAGAGAGTTTTGGAGCAACAATAAAGTCATCTCTCTATTATTTATATAAGTTACAGATTCGAGTTGTGAAATCAACAACTGATACTTGCGTTAGAGTAGATTGTCTAGATCACATTTCCTTGAGGTGTGGGCATGTGACCCTCTCTGAATCCTACGTGAATGCAGAATATTTTGTACATTAAActacacttttttttttatcaagtgTATGTAACATGTAACTTGCCTTATTATCCTAGTCCTAATCTTACTTTATATGGAcatttatatatgtttttttttttaccgtAAGTTGATAATATAGAAAATTGTTTATACTATAAGTATATAGAAGTTAAAAGTCTTAAAATATGTGTTTTGAcaaaaatgaatgaaaataaaaaacttaCTGTCTCAGTGCTGCCATATTCCAAGTCTACTTTGTTACCAATCAAGACAAATGGGAATTTTTCAGGCTCTGTTAGGTCTGCCTGGAATCAGTCACGCAAAATTACTATTTGAAttaatcattttaaaaaaatgccaAATATCAACTTgaaaaaaattcatgataataattatttattaattgacTGATCACCTGTTTGATAAATTCTTCATGCCAATGTTGAAGAGTCTCAAATGACTTAGGCATATTCACATCATATACAAGAATGCAACAATCTGCTCCTCTATAAAATGCAACACCAAGGCTATGAAACCTTTCTTGCCCTGCTGTGTCCCATATCTAACAAAacaaataccaaaaaaaaaataaattaacttgggAAAATATTCAATATTTCACTTCTCGTAGTTAGGGGCAGAGTCAGAAGGTCATAAGGAGTTCATTTGAATCGCCTTCGTCAGAAAATCATACTATAAATACAAGTTATATAATTGATAATGAACCACCGCTGACAAAAAATTCTGCTTCTGCCGCTCCTTT
This Solanum dulcamara chromosome 1, daSolDulc1.2, whole genome shotgun sequence DNA region includes the following protein-coding sequences:
- the LOC129887128 gene encoding ras-related protein Rab7-like isoform X1; translation: MSQPLRSLLKVIVLGDCGVGKTSLVNQYVFKKFREQYKATIGADFATKELEIGERVVTLQIWDTAGQERFHSLGVAFYRGADCCILVYDVNMPKSFETLQHWHEEFIKQADLTEPEKFPFVLIGNKVDLEYGSTETVSEKKAREWGGCRGNIQNFMTSAKEDYNVDAAFLCAAQLALANEDDHNIWQASVDEEMPSHCQLQRIPESVSGIEQQRGGCAC
- the LOC129887128 gene encoding ras-related protein Rab7-like isoform X2, whose product is MSQPLRSLLKVIVLGDCGVGKTSLVNQYVFKKFREQYKATIGADFATKELEIGERVVTLQIWDTAGQERFHSLGVAFYRGADCCILVYDVNMPKSFETLQHWHEEFIKQADLTEPEKFPFVLIGNKVDLEYGSTETVSEKKAREWGGCRGNIQNFMTSAKEDYNVDAAFLCAAQLALANEDDHNMHQ